A genomic stretch from Oreochromis aureus strain Israel breed Guangdong linkage group 17, ZZ_aureus, whole genome shotgun sequence includes:
- the lrrc4.1 gene encoding leucine-rich repeat-containing protein 4 yields the protein MSLLGRVAVHRARKAALLCVVFLMVRAWSSASLALAGAAVSQGPQGCPPQCSCSNQQGKVVCTRRGLTRVPPGIPANTRHLNLMENAIEAVQADSFRHLHHLEVLQLGRNAIRQIEVGAFNGLTSLNTLELFDNRLTVVPSGAFEYLSKLRELWLRNNPIESIPSYAFNRVPSLMRLDLGELRKLEYISEGAFEGLQNLKYLNLGMCNIRGDMPNLSPLKGLEELEISENLFPMIKPGSFKGLRSLKKLWVMNSQITVIERNAFDDLSSLVELNLAHNNLSAVPHDLFSPLRYLVELHLHHNPWNCGCEAVWLARWLREYIPTNSTCCGRCHSPASMRGRQLVDVDRGEGAAVQCSAPFIADAPRDLNISAGRVAELRCRTAPMSSVRWLLPNGTILTHASSHPRISVLNDGTLNFSNVLAVDTGTYTCMVSNAAGNSNASAYLNVSAAELNTSNLSYFTTVTVEVLGPTTEMPKPKTTTTTAAAAGAGVAGGGVGLGTTTTTASPSVFQPVFISTPTVLLQNTDSPPGAAKPSVLPGIQSTNKPGKSGPSLDEVMKTTKIIIGCFVAVTLLAAVMLIAFYKLRKRHQQRSTVAAARTVEIIQVDEEDLPPPASAAQESALTLPEIRDHNSIHKLDFISHKTDYSFHKPKAEYKPQPDFTLHKPKAEYTTYKPNMDFSSHKTITDYNTHKSTPDFSLHRPKPDCSPFRPEYSTHKPKAEYSPFKPDFGTHPKTKSDYSPFKLDYSTHPRQKSDFSPFKRDYSTQPKPKHDYSPLKSDYNTQHRPKTEYSPFKPDFGTHPRPKPDYSPFKPDYSTQPKSKTEYSAQRSKTDSTYKAKDHYTPHKTTTDYSAFKTDFSPQKVDYSAFKSDFSPQTQRPKLDYSPHKLDYSPHKVDYSTLKPKYNTYKPTGHGAKWTDNNVGNSLPRTLPSAITAMAEPYVVKTHNKEKVQETQI from the coding sequence ATGAGTCTCCTGGGGCGGGTAGCTGTGCATCGTGCCAGGAAAGCCGCCCTGCTCTGTGTAGTCTTCCTGATGGTGCGAGCGTGGAGCAGCGCCTCCCTGGCCTTGGCGGGGGCGGCGGTGTCTCAAGGACCCCAGGGCTGTCCACCGCAGTGTTCTTGTAGTAATCAGCAGGGGAAAGTGGTTTGCACCCGTCGTGGCCTCACCCGTGTCCCCCCTGGGATTCCTGCCAACACGCGACACCTCAATCTAATGGAAAACGCCATTGAGGCGGTGCAGGCTGACTCCTTCCGCCATCTGCACCACCTTGAGGTGCTCCAGCTTGGGCGAAATGCCATTCGGCAGATTGAAGTGGGCGCGTTTAATGGACTCACCAGCCTCAACACACTGGAGCTGTTTGACAACCGGTTGACGGTGGTGCCCAGTGGGGCCTTTGAATACCTATCCAAACTAAGAGAACTGTGGTTGAGGAACAACCCCATTGAAAGTATTCCTTCCTATGCCTTCAACCGGGTACCCTCACTCATGCGACTGGACCTGGGAGAGTTAAGGAAACTGGAGTACATCTCAGAAGGAGCTTTTGAGGGCCTACAAAATCTCAAGTACCTCAACCTGGGAATGTGCAACATAAGGGGTGATATGCCAAACCTAAGTCCCCTCAAAGGCCTCGAGGAGCTagagatttctgaaaatctCTTTCCAATGATAAAACCAGGCTCTTTCAAAGGTCTGCGCTCATTGAAAAAGCTATGGGTGATGAACTCTCAAATCACAGTAATAGAGCGCAATGCTTTCGATGACCTATCTTCACTGGTGGAGCTTAATCTTGCCCATAACAATCTGAGCGCTGTGCCACATGATTTGTTCTCCCCGCTCAGGTACCTGGTGGAGCTCCACCTCCACCATAACCCTTGGAACTGTGGTTGTGAGGCTGTATGGTTAGCACGCTGGCTAAGGGAGTACATCCCTACTAATTCAACTTGCTGTGGACGTTGTCACTCACCTGCGAGTATGAGAGGTCGACAGCTAGTGGACGTGGACCGAGGTGAGGGTGCTGCAGTCCAGTGTTCTGCACCATTCATTGCTGATGCACCAAGGGACTTGAACATCTCAGCAGGGCGAGTGGCTGAGCTTCGATGCCGCACAGCTCCAATGTCTTCAGTGCGCTGGCTCCTACCCAACGGCACTATATTGACACATGCCTCTAGTCACCCAAGAATATCAGTCCTCAATGATGGTACCCTTAATTTCTCAAATGTCCTTGCAGTAGACACAGGCACCTATACCTGCATGGTCTCCAATGCAGCTGGGAACTCTAATGCCTCGGCCTACCTCAATGTGAGTGCAGCTGAGCTTAATACATCCAACTTAAGTTACTTTACCACAGTGACCGTGGAGGTCTTGGGGCCAACCACTGAGATGCCCAAACCTAAAACTACAACAAccactgcagctgctgcaggcgCTGGTGTTGCTGGGGGAGGAGTAGGCCTAGggacaacaactacaactgcctCTCCTTCCGTCTTTCAACCAGTCTTCATCTCCACCCCAACTGTACTGCTGCAAAACACTGACAGTCCACCAGGGGCAGCTAAACCATCTGTGTTGCCAGGAATTCAATCGACTAACAAGCCAGGCAAGTCTGGGCCTAGCCTTGATGAAGTGATGAAGACTACTAAGATCATAATAGGCTGCTTTGTGGCAGTGACACTATTGGCTGCTGTCATGCTCATTGCCTTCTACAAATTGAGAAAGCGCCACCAGCAGAGGAGCACCGTGGCAGCTGCCCGCACTGTTGAGATTATTCAGGTGGATGAGGAGGACCTTCCACCACCAGCATCTGCAGCCCAAGAGTCAGCTCTCACATTGCCTGAAATCCGAGACCATAACAGCATACACAAATTGGACTTTATCAGCCACAAGACTGACTACAGCTTTCACAAACCCAAGGCTGAATACAAACCCCAGCCTGATTTCACACTTCACAAGCCGAAGGCTGAGTATACCACTTATAAGCCAAATATGGACTTTAGCAGCCACAAAACCATCACAGattacaacacacacaaatctaCGCCGGATTTTAGCCTTCACAGACCAAAGCCTGACTGCAGCCCATTTAGACCAGAATATAGCACCCACAAACCTAAAGCAGAATACAGCCCATTCAAGCCAGACTTTGGTACTCATCCAAAAACTAAATCAGACTACAGCCCATTCAAACTAGATTACAGCACTCATCCCAGGCAGAAGAGCGACTTCAGTCCATTCAAACGGGACTATAGCACTCAGCCGAAACCTAAACATGACTACAGCCCATTAAAATCAGACtacaacacacaacatagaCCTAAAACTGAATATAGTCCATTCAAGCCTGATTTTGGTACGCACCCAAGACCTAAACCTGATTACAGCCCATTTAAACCTGACTACAGCACTCAGCCTAAATCCAAAACAGAGTACAGTGCCCAGAGATCTAAAACAGACAGTACCTACAAAGCTAAGGACCACTACACCCCACATAAGACTACAACAGATTACAGCGCCTTCAAGACTGACTTCAGCCCCCAAAAAGTGGATTACAGCGCCTTCAAGTCTGACTTCAGTCCACAAACTCAGAGACCTAAACTGGATTATAGTCCACATAAACTGGACTACAGCCCTCATAAGGTGGACTACAGCACTCTAAAGCCCAAATATAATACCTATAAACCGACTGGCCATGGGGCTAAATGGACAGACAACAATGTTGGGAACTCTTTGCCGCGAACCTTGCCCAGTGCCATCACAGCAATGGCTGAGCCCTATGTCGTAAAAACTCACAACAAGGAGAAGGTACAGGAGACTCAGATTTAA